The Arvicanthis niloticus isolate mArvNil1 chromosome 21, mArvNil1.pat.X, whole genome shotgun sequence genome includes the window CCGCCTTCTCTTTCTGCAGGAAACTTTATTTCCTACTTCTGCATACCGAGTTTGTACCTCCAGATCTGTTTCTGAGAAGCCTGAGATACAAGTGTCATCATAAAGAAGCCATACCtggtgagtgattttttttttcatgactttATGCATTTCCAAGCTTGAGGTGCAGGGCCCTAGGGAGACAGCCTGAGGTATTGTACAGCCTGTGCACCTGGAGGCAATGATCAAGatttggggagagaagagagtgtaACATGCACCAAGAAACATTAGAAAGATCCTAGGGGCAGTGCAGAAATGAGGGTGTTGCTAGGTGGGACCATTCTTTTGGAATCAGGTGATAAGAGgggacaaggaaggaaggaaggagaggcacTCTGCCTAATCATCTTCCAAGCATCCACAGGCTTACTTTGTCCCTCTGAGCTTGCAGAGGGCTTACATTTCTACAAGTTTACACCATGAAATCTTTTACCTCTGGTCCATCTATGCCTTCTAAATTGTCTTTTGTCTCTCCTCATGAGAACCACACAGACCgaaaagatctctctctctctctttctctctctctctctctctctctctctctctctctctcttcccctccttccttcctcccatcatctctttttctttcttttgggaggCAGCAGCTTCCCCACAGTCCTAGCTATGTCTTAATGACCAAAGTGACACTTTGGCCAGTACTTTCCAGACTGCTTCATATAGTAGTAACTAAGTGCTGGCTATGTGCCATAGGGTTAGATGGGTTAGCATTTGCCTAGTGTTTTCCACAACAGCTGGAACTTCAGAACAGACCAGAACTTGAGTGCAGTGTAATTCTTCAGGCACATgcattttcttcttgattttcatTAAAGATCTCATTTGGTTCCTGCAGTCTAGCGATGCGGCTCGGTGATGCGAAATGCAAGCTTCCTTTGGCTATCCCTTAAGGGGTGGGAGCGCTGTGCTTTATAGGTGGATGGAAACAAATTTATAGTCGATAACAGGAAAAAGCAGTGAAAAACTAATGATGTTACATTTTACAATCCTGTAATTGTTACAGACTTTGGTGCAGTCTTTCAGTCAGCATCTACTGGGTACTCTTCTAGCCAGATGAAATGATAAGAGTCGGAGATTAAGAACATTGCCACTCCTTCACCTCAGAGGGGTGCATGGTATGTAAAAGATACCACGAGAAGTGGTTACTTGGATTTCGCAAGGGCAGAATGAGTTGTCAGAGGTGCAGATCAGGCTTCACAAGAGAAGGGGACTTTAAGTAAGAGGTAGAATGGGTAGGAGCCATTTTAAGGCCAAGGGACAAGAACAGTGTAAATCACTGAGGCATACAGGAAGTGTCGAGTTTGgaggaaatggagacaagacGGTTGTGGGTGTGCACAGGACTGGGAATGTGAGAGCAGATCAACCACTATGAAGTCCCACCACATCCAAGTCATGTGGCCATTGCGGGTTTCAGCCTGAGGAGTGTGTATGCAATGATAACTGTTAGGGCAGACAGAATGAGAGGGATGAGTTATGAGGGAAGGAAAGATCAATATGAAGTGAGTAGCAGATGAGACGAGAGACTAGCAGCCCATAGAGGGCAGAGAGGACGAATCTGAAAGGAGTGTAGGGGTagaattcttattattcttattatgCAATTCTAACACGGAACAAATATCTATAGCACATGGTGCGCCCTCACCTCTGGTGGACCTCACAACAACTTAGTGAGGTTCTATACAGGAAAACAGATGCTTGACTTTAAATTACACAGCTTTCATGTTAGAGGCAGGAGTTGTaagatttcatatatatatatatatatatatatatatatatatatatatattttgaccAAAGTGACACATAGGCCAGTACTTTCCAGACTGCTTTGTGTAGTAGTAATTAAGTGCTGGCTATGTGCCATagggttatatatatataaaatttatctacatttcagatattatccccttttcccatcccccccaaATCCCCCATTCcatcctcctcctacttctataaggatgtgcccccacttacccacccccactcccacctccctgccctcaaattcccccacactggggcatccagacttcatgggaccaaggatctcctctcccactgatgcccgacaaggccatcctcccctacatatgcagctggagccatggctctctccatgtgtgttctcaggctggcgATTTAGGCCCCGGGAGTTtgggttggttggtattgtcactcaaGGCAggagttttttatttttgagattttttttatcattattatcatcaccattgttattattattttatttatttttatatgtatgtgtctgtattagTAAATGCCATGCAAGTTCAGCTGTctgcaaagaccagaagagggcattggattcacCAATGATTCATTGGATTCACAGGTCCTAGGAACTGAATTTGAATCATCTGCAAAAACAGTaggttctcttaactgctgaatcatctgTCTAGTCATCTAATTTGGTGGCAGAATTTGAATCTAATCTCACTGGTTCTGACAAACAACCTTTAATTTTCTGAAGAGGAATGATTTGGAATAATACCAGagttttcttcttataaaatatAGTGGATGATAATAACTAAGATGAAGACCTCATAATTTGGTCAGCAGGATGATTCCTGTGTCAAAGTACTTGCTGTGAAAAcctagtgacctgagttcaaatccctgtaGCTTATATAGGAGAGAAAAAGTagtctgtcttctgacctccaaacattTAGAGCAGTGCATGTGTGTCCCACATGTGCGTCCCCTTCATGTATAAGTCATAATAGATGCTAAATAAACATTGACCATGTAGACAAATTCGTGAAGAGATTCCATCAAATGTGAAAAATTAAACTCTGGTATTTTAGAGAAGGTGGGACTTGAACACAGAGCCTTGGAAAACATAAGCATATAGGAGAGTCAAAATCCCGAGATTAGCTGATATAATTCAGATATAAATCTGAATTAGAAGAATTTTGgaacaagaataaaaagaaaaaaaaagataaaaatgggaaaaagccTAATACACTGCCTGGAGGTTTTATGAAGTGTCCAGGGAGGTGTCACAGAAAAATTAATAAGCAGCCACATAGGAGTGTCTTTCCAGAAGCCgaaaacaaagttttaaagatttatctgtgtatttattttgtgtaagtatcTGTGCCTACTATAGTTTATGTGACTTCAGTGTGTGTGGGTGCCCATGAGGTCAAAAGTGatagatcccctaaaactggaattAAAGTGGTTATAAGCTCCCTGCTGTGGGTGTAGGGAATcgacttgggttctctgcaagagcagtaagtgccttTGACACTGAGCCTTCTCCAGTCCCTTAAAAAgagggttttttcttcttttttttctttttcctttttttttgtttttttttttgtttgtttgtttgttttggtttttgttttgtttttcgagacagggtttctctgtgtagccctagctgtcctggcactcactctgtagaccaggctggccttgaactcagaaatccacctgcctctgcctcccaagtgctgggattaaaggcgtgcgccaccaccgctcagcTTAAAAAAAGTTTTGAATGGGGGAAATTCATGCTCAATGAAAAGAATTTGGAACGAAGCTAAGGTGTTTGACATTGAATTATTGCAACCTTGTCAAAAGAAGTGTgagaggaaggtggagacagaagctgaGAGGGTTATTAGAATGCTTTCGGCTACAGGGGATAGATGATACAATTTAtaatggtttattttctttctgaaatgagAAGTCAGAACATGAGCCCTCTGTATGGCTTGGGGACCGTGCTTAGGTCTTTACCGTTCCAAGCATTTAGCCTATGTGCCACAAgttgaaagaggaagaggggccAGGAGTGTCTCTTCTATATCTCTTTTGTTGTGGAAGAATCTCCCTAGAAACCTCCTAGCAGCCTGCAATTACATCTTATTGGTTATAAACCTGGTCGTCAACCTGGTGACCACATTCAGAGAAGTAGGAGATAAAGACACGCACCGTTTGTAGCCTTACACTGAGAAGCATACTCACCAGAGAATACCAAAAATGTTAAGGAAATGGTTGCAGAGTTGACAAGTTGttaggaataaaagaaaagggaagtacACACAGTATCAAGGAGATGACTATAAAGGAGAAACCAATGATGGGGGTGCTGCTTAAATGGGGCAAGGCTATTTGGATTAAGGAATTTGGTATGTGTGTCACAAGTAATCGTTTTGTTCTCTGTCCACAGAATCAAAGGAAATGGAAGGCGGTAATATGTTACCTCAGTTCATCCATGGCGTACTATCAACATCTCATTCTCTATTCATAAGAAGTATCCAAGAGTTTGATGAAGGGGCCACCACACCATATGACTATGAAGATGGTGAGCCTTGTCATAAAACCAGTGTGAAGCAAATTGCAGCCCAGATCCTGCCCCCACTCTACTCCCTGGTATTCATCTTTGGTTTTGTGGGCAACATGTTGGTCATTATAATTCTGATAAGCTGTAAAAAGCTGAAGAGCATGACTGACATCTACCTGTTCAACCTGGCCATCTCTgacctgctcttcctcctcacGCTCCCATTCTGGGCTCACTATGCTGCAAGTGAGTGGGTCTTTGGGAATATCATGTGTAAAGTATTCACAGGGCTCTATCACATTGGTTATTTTGGTGGAATCTTCTTCATTATCCTCCTGACGATTGATAGGTACTTGGCTATTGTCCATGCTGTGTTTGCTTTAAAAGCCAGGACAGTTACCTTTGGGGTGATAACAAGTGCAGTCACTTGGGTGGTGGCTATGTTTGCCTCTCTACCAGGAATCATATTCACTAAGTCTGAACAAGAAGATCACCTTCACGTTTGTGGTCCTTATTTTCCACAACCATGGAAGAATTTCCAAACGATTATGAGAAATATCTTGAGCCTGATCCTGCCCCTACTTGTCATGGTCATCTGCTACTCAGGGATCCTCCACACCCTGTTTCGCTGTAGGAATGAGAAGAAGAGGCACAGGGCTGTGAGGCTCATCTTTGCCATCATGAttgtctactttctcttctggactccatacaATATTGTCCTCCTCCTGACCACCTTCCAGGAATTCTTTGGACTGAGTAATTGCAGTAGTTCTAATAGACTAGACCACGCCATGCAGGTGACAGAGACTCTTGGGATGACACACTGCTGCCTAAACCCAGTCATCTATGCCTTTGTTGGGGAGAAGTTCCGAAGGTATCTCTCCACATTTTTCAGGAAGCACATTGCCAAACGTCTCTGCAAACAGTGCCCAGTTTTCTATAGGGAGACAGCAGATCGAGTGAGCTCAACATTCACTCCATCCACTGGGGAGCAAGAAGTCTCAGTTGGGTTGTAAATTAAGTGGGAGTTtgctcccccccttttttttttgcagagaagGAAGTAGTTCGTACATAGTAACAAGCCTCAAAAACAGTGATTCTTACTTTTGAGTCATGATCCCTGTGTGggggtcaaatgatcctttcacagaggCCACTTAAAactatcagaaaacatagatatttacattataattcataacagtagcaaaatgacagctATGATgtagcaacaagaataattttattgttgaggatcaccacaacatgaggaactgtattaaagggtcacaggattaagaaggttgtgaaccactgctCATAGCTCATAAATATGTTGAAGAATAAAGACCTATAAATCAGGTGTCCAGAACCTTAAGATTATGCCACGACTGAACCATATCTCTTcctgtatatataatacatgttcgggaaatattttagaataatcATTGGTAGATTCTTTAGCTTTCCAGTGGACTCTGTCCCTATGAAGAGTCTCATTGCCTTGTGGCAATACTATTTTTACAAATCTttgccatgttttcttttatttctaacaaGAAAGACGTGGAATGCATAGGAAGGAGGGTGTGAAGCTGTCAGGACTGagtgagaagggggaggagataTGTACTGTTGATCCTGGGTGAAGATGGAAATGACAGTGAGCAGGAacctctcatttctttctcatttgggAAGAAATGTCCTGGTCTTTGGTTCCTTCTCCCATCTGTGTTCAATTTTGAAGGCTTTATCAGGTTGTGGGAAATCTGGAAACTGTAATAGCTGGTTGGGAACTTCATTTGAGTCCCATGGTTGTTTTACACATAATTGCACAACACAGTTTTGCTTTGCTGTTTTTTATCTATGACAgcatggaaaatattttcaatatcacACTCCACTGTTTGTATGTCTCTCAAGCCAATATCAGCTCCTTACATGatatttacaaaattatttttataagatatGCCTCATTAGTGATTAGCCTAAAAATAATAAGGATTCTTGTTTGACCTTTCCAAGGAGATGAGAAGGTTGGATGTAGTGAATGACCAAGAATGAGGAGAAATGTCAGTTCTTCCATCAGGCATAAAGGACTGCAGCAAAAAGGCAGGGACAATAGACGTGCTGTGTTTAGAACCACATAGAGCCAGAAGCAAAATGGATGCCTCAGCACCAAGGAAAGGTTTCTGTCTGGAAATAAACTGGTTTTATATTATTGCTGTTATTTTCTGTCTCCCCACTACCTTTGCACCTGCCTCTTTCCTCATAACCTTTATCTCCACCTGGGAAAGGTGTGTATGGAATAGCCAAACATAAAAGCCTGGCTAGttctaggaaagaaaaagaaaagcactgtTATGTTATGTTTTGTGGGTAAAACAGAACTGGATAAAGCAGGGGCAGAAGCCCTTGCTTTGGAAATAATACTTGGGAACATATCTTAATTACCAGGCAAAATAAGCCTAGGTAAAAAATGATTATAGATAGAGTGGGAAGACATGTGACACAGACTATCTTTCAAAGCTGTATTTTGGAATATAAA containing:
- the Ccr2 gene encoding C-C chemokine receptor type 2; translated protein: MEGGNMLPQFIHGVLSTSHSLFIRSIQEFDEGATTPYDYEDGEPCHKTSVKQIAAQILPPLYSLVFIFGFVGNMLVIIILISCKKLKSMTDIYLFNLAISDLLFLLTLPFWAHYAASEWVFGNIMCKVFTGLYHIGYFGGIFFIILLTIDRYLAIVHAVFALKARTVTFGVITSAVTWVVAMFASLPGIIFTKSEQEDHLHVCGPYFPQPWKNFQTIMRNILSLILPLLVMVICYSGILHTLFRCRNEKKRHRAVRLIFAIMIVYFLFWTPYNIVLLLTTFQEFFGLSNCSSSNRLDHAMQVTETLGMTHCCLNPVIYAFVGEKFRRYLSTFFRKHIAKRLCKQCPVFYRETADRVSSTFTPSTGEQEVSVGL